The following are encoded in a window of Paenibacillus polymyxa genomic DNA:
- a CDS encoding sensor histidine kinase — translation MKMLRMTLDHVRLRDKMLLLYFLCVFTPVVLTNLIFYHVTSQNVKEQRMQDISRALEQIKIEFYREFEDAMEISSIFYTDHQLNEVLEETYPHPADYIAAYDSYLRHILNNTYSPAYHSVGGITIYTNNSTLLNSGGISFIDEGVRSLPWYTKISPGRQSKPIFVRTDDSTGEQVYPFSLIRRMNYFYSQNGREKILKIELRMSSIREIFNNLNLQGSLFLLNERGGIEYTTDPKVDINHKNVAYNTLKLPEDTMEFKTNYVLTSNLNGWSIVAAVSRDAVLYEMQESRNFVLLLTCVNMLLPTLIIIWITRSLNVRIHRILKHMKKVKNQHFELIRGTESRDEIGQLTGEFNRMTLKIKRLINDVYMADIQRKNLEIQRRHAQLNALHSQINPHFLFNALETIRMRSLMKHEDETARIIHNMARIFRNSLVWNKDRVTLREELELIRCFLEIQQYRFGERIQYEVQARSEDLDNLLPKMVALTLVENASIHGIEPLKHGGRIEIHFEHEEGQLILTVRDDGVGMSEEQIQRLYGYMQRQEEMGERIGLQNVIYRLKLYYGSRFELAIRSAPGEGTEIRIRIPADRE, via the coding sequence ATGAAGATGCTGAGAATGACTCTTGATCATGTACGACTGCGAGATAAAATGCTGCTGCTTTATTTTCTCTGTGTTTTTACGCCTGTAGTGCTGACCAATCTGATTTTTTACCATGTCACCTCGCAAAACGTGAAGGAACAGCGTATGCAGGATATTTCGCGCGCACTGGAACAGATTAAAATTGAATTTTACCGTGAATTTGAAGATGCGATGGAAATCTCGTCTATCTTTTATACGGATCATCAGCTCAATGAGGTATTGGAAGAAACATATCCCCACCCTGCTGACTATATCGCCGCTTATGACTCTTATTTACGTCATATCTTGAACAACACTTACAGTCCTGCATACCATTCCGTAGGTGGAATTACGATCTACACCAATAATTCAACGCTGCTGAATTCCGGTGGAATCAGCTTTATAGATGAGGGAGTCAGAAGTTTGCCCTGGTATACCAAAATCTCGCCTGGACGCCAGTCCAAGCCTATATTTGTACGTACCGATGACAGTACAGGTGAACAGGTGTACCCTTTTAGCCTGATTCGGCGGATGAACTACTTTTATTCCCAAAATGGTCGTGAAAAAATACTGAAAATAGAACTGCGAATGTCGTCCATTCGGGAGATTTTCAATAACCTGAATTTGCAGGGAAGTCTCTTTCTGCTGAACGAACGAGGGGGAATCGAATATACAACGGACCCCAAAGTGGATATAAACCACAAAAATGTGGCCTATAACACTCTCAAGCTGCCCGAGGACACGATGGAGTTCAAGACGAATTATGTGCTTACGAGCAATCTGAATGGCTGGAGCATTGTGGCTGCGGTATCGAGAGATGCAGTGCTGTATGAAATGCAGGAATCTCGCAATTTTGTGCTCTTGTTAACCTGTGTAAATATGCTGCTGCCTACATTAATCATTATTTGGATTACACGTTCGTTGAACGTGAGGATTCATCGTATTTTAAAGCACATGAAGAAGGTGAAAAACCAGCATTTTGAGCTGATTCGCGGTACAGAGTCGAGAGATGAAATCGGGCAATTAACAGGGGAGTTTAATCGGATGACGCTGAAAATAAAGCGACTGATTAACGATGTCTATATGGCCGATATACAGCGAAAAAATCTGGAAATTCAGCGCAGGCATGCCCAGTTGAATGCACTTCACAGTCAGATCAACCCACATTTTCTGTTCAATGCACTGGAGACGATTCGCATGCGGAGCTTGATGAAGCATGAGGATGAGACAGCGCGCATTATTCATAACATGGCACGGATTTTCCGCAATTCGCTGGTGTGGAACAAGGATCGGGTTACTTTGCGGGAGGAGCTGGAGCTGATCCGTTGTTTTCTGGAAATTCAGCAATATCGCTTTGGTGAGCGAATACAGTACGAAGTGCAGGCGCGCTCTGAAGACTTGGATAATCTGCTTCCCAAAATGGTCGCGCTGACACTGGTTGAAAATGCAAGCATCCACGGCATTGAGCCGCTAAAGCATGGAGGACGCATTGAGATTCATTTTGAGCATGAGGAAGGACAACTGATTCTAACGGTTCGGGATGATGGGGTGGGCATGTCTGAGGAACAGATACAACGCTTGTATGGTTACATGCAAAGGCAGGAAGAAATGGGTGAGCGTATAGGTCTACAAAATGTCATATATCGTCTTAAACTTTACTACGGGAGCCGCTTTGAGCTTGCCATTCGCAGTGCACCCGGCGAGGGTACGGAGATTCGAATTAGGATTCCTGCGGATCGGGAGTGA
- a CDS encoding FprA family A-type flavoprotein yields MKPGFKLAKDIYWVGKIDNREVPFHRLLLSKGTTYNAYLLKTGKPTIVDTVDMAFGREFAEAVTELIDPLDIQYIIVNHTEPDHSGGLAALASKATNATIVCTEIAVPEIQQMYKLQHRNFLVIKDGDQLDIGGKTLLFKETPYLHTEETMITYCIEDKILFPCDIFSTHVAVEHLFADEAGFDITEDFIGYYQAIIHPHRRYVRTLIEAVADLDIEMIAPSHGFAIRHDIAKFIDLYASMSTETKEDKKVAIVYATLKNNTKKMANILKDCFLENQIQVELWDVDKADETEILNSIASADAVFVGSSTKYADMTGKLEDLLQQMQKMNLEGKLAAAFGSYGWSGEAIEVVQDYLNGTNMKVQSTSDVIKSTGMTHVEFPVRIRFSPTEVEKVKKIKNAAEFVSDLLLSVI; encoded by the coding sequence ATGAAGCCCGGATTCAAGCTGGCAAAGGATATTTATTGGGTAGGAAAAATTGATAATCGTGAGGTTCCCTTTCATCGTCTTCTACTATCAAAGGGTACAACTTATAATGCATATCTATTAAAAACCGGAAAGCCAACCATTGTGGATACCGTGGATATGGCGTTCGGTAGAGAATTTGCCGAAGCTGTAACCGAATTGATCGATCCATTGGATATTCAATATATCATCGTCAATCACACGGAACCAGATCACTCGGGCGGATTGGCGGCACTTGCTTCCAAGGCAACGAACGCTACGATTGTCTGCACTGAGATTGCCGTTCCGGAAATTCAACAAATGTACAAGCTTCAGCATCGCAACTTCCTCGTAATCAAGGATGGGGATCAACTGGACATTGGAGGCAAAACGCTGCTGTTCAAAGAAACTCCTTATCTGCATACAGAAGAAACCATGATTACGTATTGTATAGAAGATAAAATCTTGTTCCCTTGCGATATTTTCAGTACACACGTGGCTGTAGAGCATCTATTTGCCGATGAGGCTGGTTTTGATATCACCGAGGACTTTATCGGATACTATCAGGCTATTATTCATCCACATCGCAGATATGTGCGCACATTAATCGAAGCTGTTGCCGATCTGGATATTGAGATGATTGCGCCTTCCCACGGCTTCGCGATCCGGCATGATATTGCCAAGTTTATTGATTTGTACGCCTCTATGAGTACCGAAACCAAGGAAGATAAAAAAGTAGCGATTGTCTATGCCACCCTAAAAAATAATACTAAAAAAATGGCAAACATCCTGAAGGACTGCTTTTTGGAGAACCAAATCCAGGTGGAGCTATGGGACGTGGATAAAGCGGATGAAACGGAAATATTGAATAGTATTGCCTCAGCAGATGCTGTGTTCGTTGGTAGCTCTACTAAATATGCCGATATGACGGGCAAATTGGAAGACCTATTGCAACAAATGCAAAAGATGAATCTGGAAGGCAAGCTGGCTGCTGCCTTTGGTTCCTACGGCTGGAGCGGGGAAGCCATTGAAGTTGTACAGGATTACTTGAACGGTACTAATATGAAGGTGCAAAGCACTTCAGATGTAATCAAATCAACGGGTATGACCCATGTGGAATTCCCGGTACGTATTCGTTTCTCTCCTACAGAAGTTGAAAAAGTGAAAAAAATTAAAAATGCCGCTGAATTTGTCTCAGATCTACTGCTTAGTGTTATTTAA
- a CDS encoding glycosyltransferase 87 family protein, translating into MNVWKANGLKYILLCSLILCAVASVVSLWSYSGSSASQSAAVRQGPSGGFGGGGGPGGGMRGTDSANSADSKNQGTTDQTTNSSTEGTSTSGDKGTTTGNDTSVSGGSGVARDGQHRGPGGMSGNGSGMGGPGGGMGGGRSGNSSSAYATPLAIFAALFFGAFVFIAYRFRAREWKLGERNRGLMLWTVLGVGFFLRMAIAPWISGHMDLMLFRNWATTAADSLSGFYTNGSSDYPPFYIYILYVIGQIGSTDAFIPYMSVLLRLPNILADIVTAYMLYRLASKRVGYGISLGLAIFYVFNPAVFINSTFWGQVDSFFTMLIVGMIVLLVENRVGWSAVLFTVAVLMKPQGIIYGPVLFFELLRQRKIQPWLLSIGGAVVTTILVILPFSWGQEPLWLLDLYKGTVGEYPYASVNAYNFFALIGGNYTQDTTTLFLFSYHTWGMICIVLVTLFTWWMYIRSRKPQFAAAAALVLIAGVFTFASSMHERYLFPAAALAVLAYLYLRDHRFLWLAGGFSLTIFLNTFDIFYSSNSRDQYGIILCVTSLLNVLLFGYLVKVVWDCSKSTTIETAPSTDRVSPELPSAQPAWGASSQGVNTTIDS; encoded by the coding sequence TTGAACGTTTGGAAAGCGAACGGTCTGAAATATATACTTCTATGTAGTCTCATATTGTGTGCTGTCGCTAGTGTCGTTTCGTTATGGAGTTATTCAGGTAGTTCTGCGTCCCAGTCTGCGGCTGTTAGGCAGGGACCATCCGGCGGGTTTGGGGGAGGAGGCGGACCTGGCGGAGGTATGAGGGGGACGGATTCGGCGAATAGCGCTGACAGCAAGAATCAGGGGACGACAGACCAAACTACCAACTCCTCCACTGAGGGGACATCGACATCGGGTGACAAAGGTACAACGACCGGGAATGATACGTCTGTATCGGGCGGCAGTGGTGTTGCCAGAGACGGACAGCACAGAGGCCCCGGTGGCATGTCTGGTAACGGATCTGGCATGGGCGGTCCTGGCGGTGGTATGGGTGGTGGAAGAAGTGGGAACTCCTCATCTGCTTATGCTACTCCGCTGGCGATTTTCGCCGCTTTGTTCTTCGGTGCGTTCGTGTTTATTGCGTACCGGTTTCGGGCTCGTGAATGGAAGCTCGGGGAACGTAATCGAGGACTGATGCTGTGGACTGTGCTGGGTGTGGGTTTCTTTTTAAGAATGGCGATCGCTCCATGGATTTCGGGTCACATGGATTTAATGCTATTCCGGAACTGGGCTACGACAGCAGCGGATAGCTTATCGGGCTTTTACACGAACGGATCAAGTGATTATCCGCCGTTCTATATTTATATTTTATATGTGATTGGTCAAATCGGCTCTACGGATGCTTTCATTCCCTATATGTCCGTGCTGCTGCGGCTTCCCAATATATTAGCCGATATCGTGACAGCGTACATGCTGTACCGGTTGGCGAGCAAACGGGTCGGCTATGGAATAAGCCTTGGATTGGCTATATTCTACGTGTTTAACCCGGCTGTATTTATCAATTCGACCTTCTGGGGGCAGGTAGATTCTTTCTTTACGATGCTGATTGTGGGCATGATTGTGCTGCTTGTGGAAAACCGGGTCGGCTGGTCCGCCGTATTGTTTACGGTAGCCGTATTGATGAAGCCGCAGGGAATTATTTATGGGCCTGTTCTGTTTTTTGAGCTGCTGAGACAACGAAAAATACAGCCTTGGCTGTTGTCCATTGGCGGTGCTGTTGTGACGACCATTCTGGTCATATTGCCATTTTCGTGGGGGCAAGAGCCGTTATGGCTACTTGACCTATACAAGGGAACGGTCGGCGAGTATCCGTATGCTTCGGTGAACGCGTATAACTTTTTTGCATTGATCGGTGGCAATTATACGCAGGACACTACAACGCTGTTCCTGTTCAGTTACCATACGTGGGGTATGATCTGCATTGTGTTGGTGACTCTATTTACATGGTGGATGTATATCCGCAGTCGCAAACCACAATTTGCAGCAGCAGCTGCACTGGTGCTCATTGCAGGTGTATTTACCTTCGCTTCCAGCATGCATGAACGGTACTTGTTCCCTGCGGCCGCGTTAGCTGTACTGGCGTATCTGTATTTACGAGACCACAGATTTTTGTGGCTTGCGGGTGGATTCAGTCTTACGATTTTCCTGAACACCTTTGATATTTTCTATAGCTCCAACTCTCGGGATCAATACGGTATTATTTTGTGTGTGACATCATTGTTGAATGTGTTGTTGTTTGGGTATTTGGTCAAAGTAGTGTGGGATTGCTCCAAATCGACCACGATTGAGACTGCCCCTTCCACAGACAGAGTTTCGCCAGAACTTCCTTCAGCGCAGCCTGCATGGGGAGCGTCTTCCCAAGGTGTAAACACGACAATTGATAGTTAG
- a CDS encoding Crp/Fnr family transcriptional regulator — MSCPCQCEKEPCARKVPIFSSLSCEDLCKVSSMIRHRKYQKGEALIIEEQASDTLYIIKSGHVKLLKMTPQGKEQILHILTTGDFFGELNIFNSDELSNFSAYALKDTDICMLTKDDMEQLIRNNPDISLKLLKTITKRLAHTENLAQSLATKDPEIRIAYMILELGHKYGKPDGSYIKINLPLSREEMANYVGVTRETISRKFGKFEQLGIIHSKGTREITICDVQKLNEYMD; from the coding sequence ATGTCCTGTCCCTGCCAGTGCGAAAAAGAGCCCTGTGCCCGCAAAGTGCCTATCTTTTCCTCTTTGTCCTGCGAAGATTTGTGTAAGGTCAGCTCCATGATCCGACACCGAAAATATCAGAAGGGTGAAGCCCTGATTATCGAGGAACAAGCATCCGATACGCTGTACATTATTAAAAGCGGGCATGTCAAGCTGCTGAAGATGACGCCTCAGGGCAAGGAGCAAATTCTGCACATTCTGACAACTGGCGATTTTTTTGGCGAGTTGAACATATTTAACAGCGATGAGCTGAGTAACTTTAGTGCGTATGCCTTAAAAGATACTGATATTTGTATGCTCACCAAGGATGATATGGAGCAGTTGATCCGCAACAATCCCGATATCTCTTTGAAGCTGCTCAAAACCATTACTAAACGCTTGGCACATACCGAAAACCTGGCTCAAAGCCTAGCTACCAAAGACCCGGAAATCCGCATCGCCTATATGATTCTTGAGCTTGGACATAAATATGGCAAGCCGGATGGTTCCTACATTAAAATAAACCTCCCCCTTTCACGCGAGGAAATGGCTAATTATGTGGGTGTCACCCGCGAAACCATCAGTCGCAAATTCGGAAAATTTGAACAGCTGGGGATTATTCATAGCAAGGGTACAAGAGAGATTACCATCTGCGATGTACAGAAACTGAACGAATATATGGATTGA
- a CDS encoding class I SAM-dependent methyltransferase, which produces MQTVDYKQVPGHWILASLGKRVLRPGGLKTTRWMIEGLDVTGQDEVIEFAPGLGITAQITLRLNPRRYIAIEQNEKAASIVKTYASGANREVIIADAEQVPLPDASATVVYGEAMLTMHTRAKKAQIISEARRLLKAGGKYAIHEMCLASNHIEPALRKQIYKDLAVAMRVNATPLTVSEWEQLLKEEGFKVVKIYTVPMHLLHLLRIIQDEGWLRFGKIAFNLMRNHAARTRVMGMRKQFVKYADHLQAVSIIAER; this is translated from the coding sequence ATGCAGACAGTAGATTACAAACAGGTGCCAGGGCACTGGATATTAGCAAGTCTCGGTAAGCGCGTGCTTAGGCCCGGAGGGTTAAAAACGACACGTTGGATGATAGAGGGACTTGACGTAACCGGACAGGATGAGGTCATTGAGTTTGCCCCCGGATTGGGTATAACTGCCCAAATCACACTGCGGCTTAATCCCCGTCGTTATATTGCGATTGAACAGAATGAGAAGGCGGCTTCTATCGTAAAAACGTATGCAAGCGGAGCAAATCGGGAAGTCATTATTGCCGATGCTGAACAGGTTCCGTTGCCGGATGCCTCTGCGACGGTGGTATATGGGGAAGCCATGCTGACGATGCATACAAGGGCCAAGAAGGCGCAGATTATTTCGGAAGCCAGGCGGCTTTTGAAAGCAGGTGGGAAGTATGCTATTCATGAGATGTGCCTTGCTTCTAACCATATTGAGCCTGCGCTCAGAAAACAAATTTACAAGGATTTGGCTGTAGCCATGAGAGTTAATGCGACACCGTTGACGGTGTCAGAGTGGGAACAGCTGCTGAAAGAGGAAGGCTTTAAGGTCGTTAAAATCTATACGGTTCCCATGCACTTATTGCATTTGCTACGTATCATTCAGGACGAGGGCTGGTTGAGATTTGGGAAAATTGCCTTTAACCTTATGCGTAACCATGCTGCCCGGACAAGGGTTATGGGTATGCGCAAGCAGTTTGTAAAGTACGCCGACCATCTGCAAGCGGTCAGTATCATCGCTGAGCGATAG
- a CDS encoding response regulator transcription factor, giving the protein MKLHRAIVVDDETFTRKGLLQLMDWQACGFEVVGEADNGEDALELISRIHPDLVITDIRMPVLDGLELIRSVLEQSTEHPAFIILSGYSDFAYAQQAIRYGVHDFMLKPIDEGDFSATLRKLSERLHREQQNTQRYQNHHAGGLLETVMINPVDDVVVTQWEQQLRLGEATYMYYVLVELNDQHPWRSGDNNIMLSLLQFRELIEQALHRLMDGKYPLYVHEHRNRIGLIVPDFLLECFEGKVQVFMKALQREIEGMKTLKDQLGSRVFIYAGKPVNRLQDIQQSYACAKEAVLHKYIYDHGGIVVYLQEEMPPLHYKTIPQDVLDRLTEQVEELRLDELRVAVNYLFSSFREECYAPEAMKMSLHQCVLSIVRVIQNMQGDERSLQSLEPMMNWQDMNLSLGELQRLFTAFVEESGRYIGVLRKDCQQGGIQHIRAYIEQHAAENISLKSIAARFYMNPVYLGQLFRKTYGVYFNEFLLKLRVQEAKRLLRQTDLRIYEIAERVGFGSSDYFVTQFEKMAHATPSEYRNSLIVGNKSERAGE; this is encoded by the coding sequence ATGAAGCTGCATCGAGCCATTGTGGTGGATGATGAAACCTTTACTCGTAAAGGGCTGCTTCAACTCATGGATTGGCAAGCCTGTGGTTTTGAAGTCGTAGGAGAAGCTGATAACGGTGAGGATGCGCTGGAGCTAATCAGCCGTATTCACCCGGACCTGGTCATTACCGATATTCGTATGCCTGTGCTGGACGGATTAGAGCTGATTCGGTCTGTGCTCGAACAGAGTACAGAACATCCCGCGTTTATTATCTTAAGCGGCTATAGTGATTTTGCTTATGCGCAGCAGGCAATCCGCTATGGGGTTCATGATTTTATGCTTAAGCCGATTGATGAGGGGGACTTTTCGGCTACATTGCGCAAGCTGAGTGAAAGACTGCATCGTGAACAGCAGAATACGCAACGATATCAGAATCACCATGCAGGTGGGCTGTTAGAGACTGTGATGATAAACCCAGTGGATGATGTAGTAGTGACACAGTGGGAGCAGCAGCTACGGCTTGGGGAAGCCACTTATATGTACTATGTACTCGTCGAGCTGAATGACCAACATCCCTGGCGCTCCGGTGACAATAATATCATGCTATCGCTTTTACAATTCAGGGAGCTTATAGAGCAAGCGCTTCATCGTTTAATGGATGGCAAGTACCCTCTCTATGTTCATGAGCATCGTAACCGGATTGGTCTTATCGTACCGGACTTCCTTTTGGAGTGTTTTGAAGGCAAGGTCCAAGTTTTTATGAAAGCGCTACAACGCGAGATAGAGGGGATGAAGACACTAAAAGATCAGCTGGGAAGTCGAGTTTTCATTTATGCAGGAAAGCCTGTGAATCGGTTGCAGGATATCCAGCAGTCCTATGCCTGTGCGAAGGAGGCAGTGCTCCATAAATACATTTATGACCATGGCGGTATTGTTGTATATCTACAGGAGGAAATGCCACCACTTCACTATAAGACCATCCCTCAGGACGTACTGGATCGCTTGACGGAACAAGTTGAGGAACTGCGGTTGGATGAGCTGCGTGTGGCCGTGAATTATTTATTTAGCAGCTTTCGGGAGGAGTGTTATGCTCCTGAGGCTATGAAAATGAGTCTGCATCAGTGCGTACTTAGTATCGTTCGGGTCATTCAAAACATGCAGGGAGATGAGCGCTCACTTCAGTCACTAGAACCGATGATGAACTGGCAGGACATGAACCTGTCCCTGGGTGAACTACAGCGATTGTTTACAGCTTTTGTCGAGGAAAGTGGAAGGTATATCGGGGTTCTGCGCAAGGATTGTCAGCAAGGAGGCATCCAGCACATCCGTGCTTACATTGAGCAGCATGCCGCCGAGAATATAAGCCTGAAAAGTATTGCGGCTCGCTTTTACATGAACCCGGTATACCTCGGTCAATTGTTCAGAAAAACGTATGGTGTGTACTTTAACGAATTTCTGCTGAAATTGCGCGTTCAGGAGGCGAAACGCTTGTTGCGGCAGACGGATCTGCGGATTTATGAAATTGCTGAGCGCGTGGGCTTCGGCAGTTCAGACTATTTTGTTACCCAGTTTGAAAAGATGGCGCATGCCACACCAAGCGAATACCGCAACAGCCTGATTGTTGGTAACAAGTCAGAGAGGGCCGGCGAATGA
- a CDS encoding MBL fold metallo-hydrolase produces the protein MRIVQVQHVYQLTFMPRLFPVNCYLVEEKEGLTLVDAGLPYSTRGIAQAAAQIGQPIIRIVLTHAHGDHVGALDKLKARYPDAQVFISRRDAPLLQGDVSLEAGEPDTPIRGDVPKHILTQPDVLLEDGDHVGSLLAISAPGHTPGSMAFLDTRTRALIAGDAFQTRGGIAVSGRLKPLFPFPALATWNKEISLKSAKKLASFNPSLLAVGHGNMLKHPQSQLERAIMEMERQSSV, from the coding sequence ATGCGTATTGTTCAGGTGCAGCATGTGTATCAATTGACGTTTATGCCCCGGCTGTTCCCGGTGAACTGTTATTTGGTGGAGGAGAAAGAGGGGCTCACCTTGGTAGATGCCGGATTGCCATACAGTACCCGTGGTATAGCACAAGCTGCGGCGCAGATCGGGCAGCCGATTATTCGAATTGTACTTACCCATGCCCATGGGGATCATGTGGGTGCGTTGGATAAGCTCAAGGCAAGGTATCCTGACGCGCAAGTGTTCATTTCAAGGCGGGACGCACCGCTGCTACAGGGCGATGTATCGTTGGAGGCAGGAGAACCGGATACTCCTATTCGAGGCGATGTACCGAAGCATATCCTTACCCAGCCTGACGTTTTACTGGAGGATGGGGATCATGTAGGTTCGCTGTTGGCGATCAGTGCACCGGGACATACGCCAGGCTCAATGGCATTCTTGGATACTCGCACCCGAGCGCTAATTGCAGGCGACGCCTTTCAGACCCGAGGTGGTATAGCGGTATCGGGAAGGCTTAAGCCGCTGTTTCCTTTTCCGGCACTGGCTACCTGGAACAAGGAAATTTCGCTGAAAAGCGCCAAAAAGCTGGCGAGTTTCAATCCATCTTTATTAGCTGTCGGTCACGGTAACATGCTGAAGCATCCACAATCTCAGCTGGAAAGGGCGATTATGGAGATGGAACGACAATCTTCAGTGTGA
- a CDS encoding NAD(P)/FAD-dependent oxidoreductase, producing the protein MGNQHYVIIGGSVAAVNAAKAIRDHDELAEISIYGEEASFPYNRVKLSKGLFTDLHSDKILIKKEKWFANQRIHVYSGIKITEIHPEDCTIKTIDGQTVAYDKLLLCTGAHNRKLVLDGASLRNVHNIRFRQDADSLKAELRQGDRICIIGGGIQGVETAWSFQQAGYAVTILEASHRLMPRQLDEKASAILTDQMTERGTQIHLGQGVKRIKGTDHVEGVELQDGSVIPCEHVVYSIGIEPNTELARQIGLDIGQGILVNAQMETSSANIYAAGDAAEFQSRVDGLWESAMEQGKIAGANMAGASVSYQRPLSVTLSNCYESPLFSIGLVDEQVCDTSLIIKNRASYTRMFIQNGSICGVIGFGDALASLPYKTAIMQGLKPDAPELTKILNDKEN; encoded by the coding sequence ATGGGTAACCAACATTACGTTATTATCGGAGGCAGTGTCGCCGCCGTCAACGCGGCAAAAGCGATTAGAGATCATGATGAGCTGGCCGAAATTTCTATTTACGGGGAGGAAGCATCCTTTCCGTATAACAGAGTCAAACTTTCCAAGGGACTATTTACTGATTTGCACAGTGACAAAATCCTGATCAAAAAGGAAAAATGGTTTGCCAATCAACGAATTCATGTGTATTCCGGCATCAAGATAACCGAGATACATCCAGAGGATTGTACTATCAAAACAATAGATGGACAAACCGTTGCTTATGACAAGCTGCTGCTGTGTACAGGAGCTCACAACCGTAAGCTTGTGCTGGATGGGGCTTCTCTAAGGAACGTTCACAATATCCGTTTTCGACAAGATGCAGATAGCCTTAAAGCGGAATTGCGACAGGGAGACCGGATATGTATCATCGGGGGCGGTATTCAAGGCGTGGAAACCGCCTGGTCCTTCCAGCAAGCCGGGTATGCTGTAACCATACTGGAAGCTTCGCATCGGCTTATGCCCCGCCAGCTAGATGAAAAGGCCTCCGCTATTTTGACCGATCAAATGACCGAACGGGGTACTCAGATCCACCTTGGGCAAGGCGTAAAACGTATTAAAGGCACAGATCACGTAGAAGGTGTGGAACTACAGGACGGCTCTGTTATCCCTTGCGAGCATGTCGTGTACTCTATCGGAATTGAACCGAATACGGAGCTTGCTCGCCAAATCGGCCTTGATATTGGACAAGGCATTCTGGTGAATGCACAGATGGAGACCAGCTCCGCCAATATCTATGCAGCAGGTGATGCAGCCGAATTTCAAAGTAGAGTAGATGGGTTATGGGAAAGCGCAATGGAGCAGGGAAAAATAGCAGGCGCTAATATGGCGGGCGCATCCGTCAGCTATCAGCGTCCCCTCTCTGTAACCCTTTCAAACTGCTATGAATCTCCTCTCTTTTCCATCGGTCTGGTAGATGAACAAGTCTGCGACACCAGCCTGATTATTAAAAATCGAGCTTCTTATACACGTATGTTCATACAAAACGGCTCTATCTGCGGCGTGATTGGCTTTGGAGATGCCCTTGCTTCACTACCATACAAAACAGCCATCATGCAGGGACTCAAACCGGACGCACCAGAGCTTACAAAAATTTTGAATGACAAGGAGAACTAG
- the rd gene encoding rubredoxin, whose protein sequence is MKKYVCQPCGYIYDPAIGDPDEDVMPGTAFEDLPEDWVCPVCGEDQSHFAPIDDTE, encoded by the coding sequence ATGAAAAAATATGTTTGTCAGCCCTGTGGATACATTTATGATCCTGCTATCGGTGACCCCGATGAAGACGTTATGCCTGGTACAGCGTTTGAGGATCTTCCAGAAGACTGGGTTTGTCCAGTCTGCGGTGAGGATCAAAGTCATTTTGCCCCAATAGATGATACAGAATAA
- a CDS encoding cupin domain-containing protein, with translation MKKSNLIQFQEYKEAAFTKRIVHKEADNVIFILNFTPNAELPTHNHPGANVYLLVLEGSGTVTVNGEATEVVQGDIIHVTGDEHFSYRGGAEANSSLHVVLTQTPSESYAQNI, from the coding sequence ATGAAAAAATCAAACCTCATTCAATTTCAGGAATATAAGGAAGCTGCGTTTACAAAACGAATTGTGCATAAGGAAGCTGACAATGTAATTTTTATTCTCAACTTTACTCCTAATGCGGAGTTGCCAACACATAATCACCCAGGAGCGAATGTATATTTGCTTGTTCTTGAAGGCAGCGGGACTGTAACTGTGAACGGGGAAGCAACGGAAGTTGTCCAAGGGGATATCATTCATGTTACGGGCGATGAGCACTTTTCCTATCGTGGCGGTGCAGAGGCGAATTCCAGTCTGCATGTAGTGTTAACCCAAACGCCAAGCGAAAGCTATGCGCAGAACATATAA